A portion of the Tenacibaculum todarodis genome contains these proteins:
- a CDS encoding hydroxymethylglutaryl-CoA reductase, degradative — translation MTKIISGFSKLTKEEKIQWLAANYFSNQPEIIKTIKQYWNVDEKLQQLHDDFIENTITNFYIPYGVAPNFVINNREYVIPMVVEESSVVAAASKVAKYWSTRGGFKTEVIGTTKIGQVHFMYAGNKTELETYFNKNKTELFAATASITKNMEKRGGGILDIELIDKTDKLANYYQLHVTFETKDSMGANFINSCLEVIAKEFEKEDIEIVMSILSNNVPQCLVRAEVSCKVEDLGGENPEKFAQKFEQAVKIAEIEPYRAVTHNKGIMNGIDAVVLATANDFRAIEAGAHAYASKDGTYKSLTHCTVKDGFFRFWIEVPLALGTVGGLTALHPMAKLSLDLMQKPSARVLMQIIASAGLAQNFAALRALTTKGIQHGHMKMHLQNILNQLGATKEEKEEITAYFDKRTVSHSAVVTKFKELRKPTINWVNFLDEVEVRNILSTLKVDSKPLFGKMNAQQMIEHLSAVTQIANGNWRVDSYVSDEKQARRKPYLNTEGELQVGFKAPFLAEDPTELKFNSMEEAINDLMKQVVIFEAVFAKDKNRTVVHPFFGELDYEYWKKFQVKHFTHHFKQFGLISATLNHQNS, via the coding sequence ATGACCAAAATCATATCCGGTTTTTCAAAACTTACCAAAGAAGAAAAAATACAATGGTTGGCAGCTAATTATTTTAGCAATCAGCCAGAGATTATAAAAACAATAAAACAGTATTGGAATGTAGACGAAAAATTACAACAGCTCCATGACGATTTTATTGAAAATACAATCACTAATTTTTATATTCCGTACGGAGTAGCACCCAACTTTGTAATTAATAACAGAGAATATGTAATTCCAATGGTTGTTGAGGAAAGTTCTGTAGTTGCAGCGGCTTCTAAGGTGGCAAAGTATTGGAGTACTCGTGGAGGTTTTAAGACGGAAGTGATTGGAACAACTAAAATTGGTCAAGTGCATTTTATGTACGCTGGAAATAAAACCGAATTAGAAACCTATTTCAACAAAAATAAAACTGAATTATTTGCTGCAACGGCTTCCATTACAAAGAACATGGAAAAACGTGGCGGCGGAATTTTAGATATCGAATTAATAGATAAAACAGATAAGTTAGCCAATTACTATCAGCTTCATGTAACGTTTGAAACCAAAGATAGTATGGGCGCAAACTTTATAAACTCATGTTTAGAGGTAATTGCGAAGGAATTTGAAAAGGAAGACATTGAAATTGTAATGAGTATTCTTTCCAACAATGTTCCGCAGTGTTTGGTTAGAGCTGAAGTTTCTTGTAAGGTTGAAGATTTAGGTGGAGAAAATCCTGAGAAGTTTGCGCAAAAATTTGAACAAGCAGTAAAAATTGCAGAAATAGAACCATACAGAGCTGTTACCCATAATAAGGGAATTATGAACGGAATTGATGCTGTAGTTTTAGCAACAGCAAACGATTTTAGAGCCATTGAAGCTGGAGCTCACGCATATGCATCAAAAGATGGAACTTATAAAAGTTTAACGCATTGTACAGTAAAAGATGGGTTTTTTAGATTTTGGATTGAAGTTCCATTGGCGTTAGGAACCGTTGGCGGATTAACAGCTTTGCATCCAATGGCAAAATTGTCTTTAGATTTAATGCAAAAACCATCAGCAAGAGTTTTAATGCAAATAATTGCTTCTGCTGGTTTAGCGCAAAATTTTGCAGCTTTAAGAGCATTGACAACAAAAGGAATTCAGCATGGACACATGAAAATGCATTTGCAGAATATCTTGAATCAGTTAGGGGCAACAAAAGAAGAAAAAGAAGAAATTACTGCGTATTTTGATAAAAGAACAGTTTCTCATTCAGCAGTAGTTACTAAATTTAAGGAATTAAGAAAACCAACAATTAACTGGGTGAATTTTTTAGATGAAGTTGAGGTTAGAAATATTTTGTCAACTTTAAAAGTAGATAGTAAACCGCTTTTTGGTAAAATGAATGCCCAACAAATGATAGAGCATTTAAGTGCTGTAACCCAAATTGCAAATGGAAATTGGCGAGTTGATAGTTATGTTTCTGATGAAAAACAAGCGCGTAGAAAGCCGTATTTAAATACTGAAGGTGAATTGCAAGTTGGTTTTAAAGCACCTTTTTTAGCGGAAGATCCAACGGAATTAAAATTTAATTCAATGGAGGAAGCCATAAATGATTTAATGAAACAAGTTGTAATTTTTGAAGCTGTTTTTGCAAAAGATAAAAACAGAACTGTTGTTCATCCATTTTTTGGTGAGCTAGATTATGAGTATTGGAAGAAATTTCAAGTAAAACATTTTACGCATCACTTTAAACAATTTGGATTGATTTCGGCTACGCTCAATCACCAAAATTCTTGA
- a CDS encoding S9 family peptidase — MKKMFFLAILAIIFSCKEENKSTTNFTTGTKEITVEEIWNGTFSAERMNALNSMNGDFYSLLNSDKDTKSTSVDKYSYQTLEKVATIVDSKDVNGLDRFSSYEFNNDETKLILGSKFKKVYRRSFTGTYYAFDIASKKVTLIGENIQQPTFSPDSKKVAYTKDNNIFVKNLASGKVSQITSDGKTNSIINGTTDWVYEEEFGFVRAFEWNKTSEYIAFLRFDETDVPTFSMDMYGKSLYPNQQVFKYPKAGEKNANVSLHLHNLNAGSTKKLNVGKYEYIPRIQWTNDANTLSATTLNRHQDDLKLYFINAKSGSSKVVLNEKDDAYVDIQDNLTFLDDNSFIWTSEKDGFNHIYHYNSNGKLKNQVTKGDWEVTNYYGFNKELNTIYYQSVESGSINRNVYSIKLDGSDKKVISRDYGTNSASFSKNMNYFINTFSDAKTPQVYSLYKADGTRVKIIKDNASLKKNIAEYKMSPKEFSTININGNDLNMWMVKPADFDENKKYPMLMFQYSGPGSQQVKNSWNASNDYWHNILAQKGYVIVCVDGRGTGLKGRDFKKVTQKELGKYEVEDQIAAAKKLAKRNYIDADNIGIWGWSYGGFMSSNCLLKGNDIFSMAIAVAPVTSWRFYDSVYTERYMQTPQENASGYDDNSPINHVEKLKGDYLLVHGSGDDNVHVQNSMQMVNALVDANKPFDFFIYPDKAHGIYKGSNTRLHLYNKMTSFIEEHLGKNKNETTKEIKG; from the coding sequence ATGAAAAAAATGTTTTTTCTGGCAATCTTAGCCATTATTTTCTCTTGTAAAGAAGAAAACAAATCAACTACCAATTTTACTACTGGAACTAAAGAAATAACTGTTGAAGAAATTTGGAATGGCACTTTTTCTGCCGAAAGAATGAACGCTTTAAATTCTATGAATGGCGACTTTTATTCTCTTTTAAATTCTGATAAAGACACAAAATCTACTTCCGTAGACAAATATAGTTATCAAACTTTAGAAAAAGTTGCAACCATTGTTGATAGTAAAGATGTTAATGGTTTAGATCGATTTTCTTCGTATGAGTTCAATAACGATGAAACTAAATTAATTTTAGGTTCAAAATTCAAGAAAGTATACAGACGTTCTTTTACAGGAACTTATTATGCGTTTGATATTGCTTCAAAAAAAGTAACTTTAATAGGAGAAAACATACAACAACCTACTTTTTCTCCAGACAGTAAAAAAGTAGCCTACACAAAAGACAACAATATATTTGTTAAAAACTTAGCTTCAGGAAAAGTTTCTCAGATTACTTCAGACGGAAAAACTAACTCTATCATAAACGGAACAACAGATTGGGTTTATGAAGAAGAATTTGGTTTTGTTAGAGCTTTTGAATGGAACAAAACAAGTGAATACATTGCCTTTTTACGTTTTGATGAAACGGATGTTCCTACTTTCTCAATGGATATGTATGGCAAAAGTTTGTATCCAAACCAACAAGTTTTTAAGTACCCAAAAGCGGGAGAAAAAAATGCTAATGTTAGTTTGCACTTACACAACTTAAATGCGGGTTCTACTAAGAAATTAAATGTTGGTAAATATGAATACATTCCAAGAATTCAGTGGACAAATGATGCAAACACTTTATCTGCAACCACTTTAAATCGCCATCAAGATGATTTAAAATTATACTTCATCAATGCTAAAAGTGGATCATCTAAAGTTGTGCTAAACGAAAAAGATGATGCCTATGTAGATATACAAGACAACTTAACGTTCTTGGATGATAACAGTTTTATTTGGACAAGTGAAAAAGACGGTTTTAATCATATTTATCATTATAATTCAAACGGAAAATTAAAAAATCAAGTTACTAAAGGAGATTGGGAAGTAACCAATTACTATGGTTTCAATAAAGAGTTAAACACTATTTACTACCAATCGGTAGAAAGCGGTTCTATTAACAGAAATGTGTATAGCATTAAATTAGATGGTTCTGATAAAAAAGTAATTAGTAGAGATTATGGAACAAATTCAGCTTCTTTCAGCAAGAACATGAATTATTTTATCAATACATTTTCTGATGCTAAAACGCCGCAAGTATATTCATTATACAAAGCTGATGGAACTCGTGTTAAAATTATAAAAGACAATGCTTCTTTAAAAAAGAATATTGCTGAATACAAAATGAGCCCGAAAGAATTTTCTACCATAAACATTAATGGAAACGATTTAAATATGTGGATGGTTAAACCTGCTGATTTTGATGAAAACAAGAAATATCCAATGTTAATGTTTCAATATTCGGGCCCAGGATCTCAACAAGTTAAAAATAGCTGGAACGCAAGTAACGATTATTGGCATAATATACTAGCTCAAAAAGGTTATGTTATTGTTTGTGTTGATGGACGTGGAACCGGTTTAAAAGGTCGTGACTTTAAAAAGGTAACGCAAAAAGAATTAGGTAAATATGAAGTTGAAGATCAAATTGCCGCTGCTAAAAAATTAGCAAAACGCAATTATATAGATGCTGATAATATTGGCATTTGGGGCTGGTCTTATGGTGGTTTTATGAGTAGTAATTGTTTACTAAAAGGGAATGATATTTTCTCTATGGCAATTGCTGTTGCACCTGTTACTTCTTGGCGTTTTTACGATTCGGTTTATACGGAACGTTACATGCAAACTCCGCAAGAAAACGCAAGTGGTTATGATGATAATTCTCCAATAAATCATGTTGAAAAACTAAAAGGAGACTATTTATTAGTACACGGTTCTGGAGATGATAATGTTCACGTACAAAACTCAATGCAAATGGTAAATGCGTTGGTTGATGCAAATAAACCATTCGATTTTTTCATCTACCCAGATAAAGCGCACGGAATTTACAAAGGAAGCAACACACGTCTTCATTTATATAACAAAATGACTTCATTTATTGAAGAACATTTAGGTAAAAACAAGAACGAAACAACTAAAGAAATAAAAGGATAA
- a CDS encoding peptide MFS transporter gives MEFKFGGSAENQKTVLGHPSGLFVLFFTEMWERFSYYGMRALLVLFLVSTVLDGGWEWSRADALVLYGWYTGLVYLTPIIGGFIADKFMGYRKAIILGAFIMTLGHASMALEGMTSMFFYAGLTFLIIGNGFFKPNISSMVGQLYLTQGKEKDGGYTIFYMGINAGAFLGILLCGYIGENIGWHYGFGLAGIFMFLGMLQFYFTQEIFGKIGLTPNQTKDFDDIIEDSVDKLEDNIEDAIEEAESSKVIRDRMFVIGVFSLFVIFFWWAFEQAGGSMTIFAADYTDRALVGNAATTFKIVNTIITIVPMIVISWVLAMLFKQTYSKYSLANILLGASFVIIWGIVIWMLNREFQSDTTEVPASWFSVLNSLFIILFAPAFSKLWESKFNPSGPVKFAIGLLLVGLGFGALAYGASGIPEGAKSASVSLIFLVVAYFLHTMGELCVSPVGLSYVSKLAPVKFVSLMFGIWFTANFFANLLGGITGSYMDPIMEEHGLSTFFLIFTIIPIAAALIMLLLNPMLKRKMHGIE, from the coding sequence ATGGAATTTAAATTTGGTGGTTCCGCAGAGAACCAAAAAACAGTTTTAGGGCATCCTTCTGGATTGTTTGTATTATTTTTTACAGAAATGTGGGAACGTTTTTCATACTATGGAATGCGCGCATTACTTGTGTTATTTTTAGTTTCAACTGTACTTGATGGCGGCTGGGAATGGTCTAGAGCAGATGCATTGGTACTTTATGGTTGGTATACTGGATTAGTATACTTAACACCTATTATTGGAGGGTTTATTGCAGATAAGTTTATGGGGTATCGAAAAGCTATTATTTTAGGTGCATTTATAATGACTCTGGGTCATGCTTCAATGGCTTTAGAAGGAATGACATCAATGTTTTTTTACGCTGGTCTTACGTTTTTAATTATAGGGAATGGTTTTTTTAAACCAAATATTTCTTCTATGGTTGGTCAATTATATTTAACACAAGGAAAAGAAAAAGATGGTGGTTATACTATTTTTTATATGGGAATTAATGCTGGAGCATTTTTAGGAATTCTATTATGTGGATATATAGGTGAAAATATAGGTTGGCATTATGGATTTGGTCTTGCAGGAATTTTCATGTTCTTAGGAATGTTACAATTTTATTTTACTCAAGAGATCTTTGGTAAAATTGGATTGACTCCAAATCAAACAAAAGATTTTGATGATATTATTGAAGATAGTGTTGATAAGTTAGAAGACAATATTGAAGATGCTATTGAAGAAGCTGAAAGTTCTAAAGTAATTAGAGACAGAATGTTTGTAATTGGTGTATTTTCCTTATTTGTAATATTCTTTTGGTGGGCATTTGAACAAGCAGGTGGATCTATGACTATTTTTGCAGCAGATTACACTGACAGAGCTTTAGTTGGTAATGCTGCAACAACTTTTAAAATAGTAAATACAATAATTACTATTGTTCCAATGATTGTTATTTCTTGGGTTTTAGCAATGTTATTTAAACAAACTTATAGTAAATACTCATTAGCAAATATTTTATTAGGTGCAAGTTTTGTAATTATTTGGGGAATTGTAATATGGATGCTAAATAGAGAGTTTCAATCTGACACAACTGAAGTTCCTGCATCTTGGTTCTCCGTACTTAATTCGCTGTTTATAATATTATTTGCTCCTGCTTTCTCTAAATTATGGGAAAGTAAATTTAATCCATCAGGTCCTGTTAAGTTTGCGATTGGACTACTTCTAGTTGGATTAGGTTTTGGTGCATTAGCTTATGGTGCATCAGGAATACCAGAAGGAGCCAAAAGCGCATCTGTAAGTTTAATATTTTTAGTAGTTGCATATTTTTTACATACTATGGGAGAACTTTGTGTTTCCCCAGTTGGTTTATCATATGTAAGTAAGTTAGCTCCTGTAAAGTTTGTAAGTTTAATGTTTGGTATTTGGTTTACAGCAAATTTCTTTGCAAATCTTTTGGGTGGTATAACAGGTAGTTATATGGATCCAATAATGGAAGAACATGGTTTATCTACTTTCTTTTTAATATTTACAATTATACCAATTGCAGCAGCTTTAATTATGCTACTATTAAACCCTATGCTTAAAAGAAAAATGCATGGAATTGAGTAA
- a CDS encoding thioredoxin family protein, protein MKKYILTALLIIGAITVKAQEINWVTLNEALALQKENPKKIMMDVYTNWCGPCILLDKNTFHNPDLVEYVNKNYYAVKFNAEGTQNITYKGKTFGNPNYNPKKANKNNSPHEFSNYMDIKAFPTIAFFDENGDYITPLKGYYNAQQLELYLKMFNEDKHKELNTQEKFNEYFEAFKPSFKS, encoded by the coding sequence ATGAAAAAATATATTCTTACGGCACTTTTAATTATTGGCGCTATAACTGTAAAAGCTCAAGAAATTAATTGGGTAACATTAAATGAAGCTTTAGCTCTTCAAAAAGAAAACCCTAAAAAAATAATGATGGATGTTTACACAAATTGGTGTGGACCATGTATATTGTTAGACAAAAACACTTTTCACAATCCTGATCTTGTTGAATACGTAAATAAAAATTATTACGCTGTAAAGTTTAACGCTGAAGGCACACAAAATATCACTTATAAAGGGAAAACTTTTGGAAACCCAAATTACAACCCTAAAAAAGCTAATAAGAATAATAGTCCACATGAATTTAGTAATTACATGGATATTAAAGCATTCCCTACAATTGCTTTTTTTGATGAAAATGGAGATTATATCACACCTTTAAAAGGGTATTACAATGCGCAACAATTAGAATTGTATTTAAAAATGTTTAACGAAGACAAGCACAAAGAATTAAATACTCAAGAAAAGTTTAATGAATACTTTGAAGCTTTTAAGCCAAGTTTTAAGAGCTAG
- a CDS encoding thioredoxin family protein has product MKKILFTFFIGILISTNSFSQEKLTWHTNIDEALELATKENKNLLLFFTGSDWCGWCKKLQNDVLKTPDFEKWSADFILVELDFPKRTAQDIKIKTQNRKLQRAFNVRGFPTIHFVSAKKLENGKTNLNNLGKTGYVRGGVKNWIKTANNIVN; this is encoded by the coding sequence ATGAAAAAAATACTATTTACATTTTTTATTGGAATACTAATTTCCACAAATAGTTTTTCTCAAGAAAAATTAACTTGGCACACCAATATTGATGAAGCTTTAGAATTAGCTACTAAAGAAAACAAGAATTTGTTATTATTTTTTACAGGTTCAGATTGGTGCGGTTGGTGTAAAAAGTTACAAAATGATGTTTTGAAAACTCCAGATTTTGAAAAATGGTCTGCAGATTTTATTCTAGTTGAATTAGACTTTCCTAAGAGAACAGCACAAGACATAAAAATTAAAACTCAAAACAGAAAACTACAAAGAGCATTTAATGTCCGTGGTTTTCCTACAATACATTTTGTGAGCGCAAAAAAACTTGAAAACGGCAAAACAAATTTAAATAATCTTGGTAAAACAGGTTATGTACGCGGAGGTGTTAAAAACTGGATAAAGACAGCAAATAATATAGTTAACTAA
- a CDS encoding ComEC/Rec2 family competence protein, producing MAIFFMLILVLFIQLKKKKLFTFSSWIFFVFIGVSIVYISDKRNRTNYYKAYLYENVTAILTIDKVLKSGNYYDKYEAEVSQINEEKTVGKVLLNIPKDSLQKTLNVDDKLFLKPSFIALTPSLNPHQFNYKEYLVKQGIYHQVFVNNQEFKIVDKRNFSLQGLAAKARVEIQNSLKKYNFKEEEYAVINALLLGQRQDISKELINDYSRAGAIHILAVSGLHVGIVLLILNWLFKRLDTSKLSRVFKTILIITLLWMFAFIAGLSASVVRAVTMFTFVAIGQSFKRKRIVEHSLITSIFLLLLVKPLLLFDVGFQLSYLAVFGIIWVQPKLYSLWQPKVVILDKGWQLFTVSIAAQMGVLPISLYYFHQFPGLFLLSNLVIIPFLGAILIGGIIVIILSLFEVLPQFIVETYGAIISLMNTFVSWISKQESFLFSEISMSGVLMLSWYFVIIFGFLFFIKKRPKNFILWLISIVLVQSLFIFNDFQKNKKHEFIVFHKNKKSVLGERVGDTLYVFHNLDTAMIKQEKVLISYKVGEVINLKYETTSPSIFQFKNQQIIVVDSLGIYKVDSLKNPIVILQNSPKINLERLIDTLNPKEIIANGSNYKSYIASWRETCRYKKTPFYATGKDGAYVLRN from the coding sequence TTGGCAATCTTTTTTATGTTGATTTTGGTATTGTTTATTCAACTAAAAAAGAAGAAATTATTCACATTTTCTTCTTGGATTTTCTTTGTTTTTATAGGTGTTTCCATCGTTTATATTTCTGATAAAAGAAATAGGACTAATTATTATAAAGCATATTTATATGAAAATGTTACTGCAATTTTAACTATTGATAAAGTTTTAAAATCTGGCAATTATTATGATAAATATGAAGCTGAAGTTTCTCAAATAAATGAAGAAAAAACAGTTGGTAAAGTGCTATTAAATATTCCGAAAGATAGTTTGCAAAAAACATTAAATGTTGATGATAAACTCTTTTTGAAACCGAGCTTTATAGCGTTAACTCCATCATTAAATCCGCATCAATTTAATTATAAAGAGTATTTAGTAAAACAAGGAATTTATCATCAAGTTTTTGTTAATAACCAAGAGTTTAAAATTGTTGATAAGCGAAACTTTTCTTTACAAGGTTTAGCAGCTAAAGCAAGAGTAGAAATTCAGAATTCATTAAAAAAATATAATTTTAAAGAGGAAGAGTATGCGGTAATAAATGCATTGTTGTTAGGGCAAAGACAAGATATTTCAAAAGAACTAATTAATGATTACTCTAGAGCAGGAGCAATACATATTTTAGCGGTTTCTGGGTTGCATGTTGGTATTGTTTTGCTGATTTTAAATTGGTTGTTTAAAAGATTAGATACATCTAAATTAAGTCGAGTTTTTAAAACTATTTTAATTATTACTTTATTATGGATGTTTGCCTTTATAGCAGGTTTATCAGCATCTGTAGTTAGAGCGGTAACCATGTTTACGTTTGTAGCAATTGGGCAATCTTTTAAACGAAAACGGATTGTAGAACATTCTTTAATTACATCAATATTTTTACTTTTGTTAGTAAAACCATTGCTTTTATTTGATGTCGGTTTTCAGTTAAGTTACCTAGCTGTTTTTGGAATAATTTGGGTGCAACCTAAACTGTATAGTTTATGGCAACCAAAAGTAGTTATTCTAGATAAAGGTTGGCAATTGTTTACTGTTTCTATTGCTGCTCAAATGGGTGTTTTACCAATCAGTTTGTATTATTTTCATCAATTTCCAGGGTTGTTTTTGCTTTCTAATTTAGTTATTATTCCGTTTTTGGGAGCCATTTTAATCGGAGGAATAATTGTAATAATTTTATCATTATTTGAAGTTTTACCTCAGTTTATTGTAGAAACTTATGGTGCTATAATTTCTTTGATGAATACTTTTGTAAGCTGGATTTCTAAACAAGAAAGCTTTCTATTTAGTGAGATTTCAATGTCAGGTGTTTTAATGTTATCATGGTATTTTGTTATTATTTTTGGTTTTCTGTTTTTCATTAAAAAAAGACCAAAAAACTTTATTTTATGGCTGATTTCAATTGTTTTAGTACAATCTCTGTTCATTTTTAATGATTTTCAAAAAAACAAAAAGCATGAATTTATAGTTTTTCATAAGAATAAAAAATCTGTTTTAGGTGAAAGAGTAGGAGACACGTTATACGTTTTTCATAATCTAGATACTGCTATGATTAAACAAGAGAAAGTGTTGATTTCTTATAAAGTTGGTGAAGTTATTAATCTAAAATACGAAACTACAAGTCCATCAATATTTCAATTTAAAAATCAGCAAATAATTGTTGTTGATAGTTTGGGGATTTATAAAGTAGATTCACTTAAAAACCCTATTGTTATTCTGCAAAACTCTCCAAAAATTAATTTGGAAAGGTTAATTGACACTTTAAATCCGAAGGAAATAATTGCAAATGGTAGTAATTATAAAAGTTATATAGCAAGTTGGAGAGAAACTTGTAGGTATAAAAAAACACCATTTTATGCTACAGGAAAAGATGGTGCTTATGTATTAAGGAATTAA
- a CDS encoding C40 family peptidase — translation MRKIVLYTLLIFFITSCSSSKKVVSSSTKNTEISVADKIVWTAVTYKGTPYKYGGTTKKGMDCSGLIYTSFKQRGVAIPRVSYVMAKEGFKISLNEVQRGDLLFFSTSKSRRGINHVGLITSVDGEIKFIHATTSKGVKISSLSENYWKNAFVRAKRVL, via the coding sequence ATGAGAAAAATAGTACTTTATACCTTATTAATCTTCTTTATAACCTCTTGTTCTTCTTCCAAAAAAGTAGTTTCTTCATCAACAAAAAATACTGAAATTTCTGTAGCCGATAAAATAGTTTGGACTGCCGTAACCTACAAAGGAACACCATATAAATATGGAGGAACTACCAAAAAAGGAATGGATTGTTCAGGTTTAATTTACACTTCATTTAAACAGCGTGGAGTTGCTATTCCAAGAGTTTCTTACGTAATGGCAAAAGAAGGGTTTAAGATTTCTTTAAATGAAGTGCAAAGAGGAGATTTGTTGTTTTTTAGTACATCTAAATCTAGAAGAGGAATAAATCATGTTGGTTTAATTACTTCTGTTGATGGTGAAATTAAATTTATACACGCTACAACATCTAAAGGTGTAAAAATCTCTTCACTTTCAGAGAATTATTGGAAAAATGCCTTCGTAAGAGCAAAAAGAGTTTTGTAA
- the lpxB gene encoding lipid-A-disaccharide synthase, with amino-acid sequence MKYYILVGEASGDLHGSNLMKALYKKDTNADIRFWGGDLMQKVGGTLVKHYKERAFMGFVEVLMNLRKILGFMSFCKKDIEEFKPDVIVFIDNSGFNLRIAKWAKQKGFATNYYISPQIWASRAGRVKDIKRDIDKMFVILPFEKEFYKKFDYDVEFVGHPLIDGIAGRPQVDEFVFRREYNLGEKPIIALLPGSRKQEITKMLSVMLSLVGKFSDYQFVVAGAPSQSFEFYNEFINNKNVQFINNKTYDLLSISSAALVASGTATLETALFKVPQVVCYKGSAISYQIAKRIVTLKYISLVNLIMDKEVVKELIQNDFTSKKLEEELTKILDTNSREQQFENYYELEKILGGKGASEKTATLIVEGLK; translated from the coding sequence ATGAAATACTACATACTTGTTGGTGAAGCTTCTGGCGATTTGCACGGTTCTAATTTAATGAAGGCACTGTATAAAAAAGATACAAATGCAGATATTAGATTTTGGGGTGGAGATTTAATGCAAAAAGTTGGCGGTACTTTGGTAAAACATTACAAAGAACGTGCTTTTATGGGTTTTGTTGAAGTGTTAATGAACCTTAGAAAAATTCTTGGTTTCATGTCTTTTTGTAAAAAAGATATTGAAGAATTTAAGCCAGATGTTATTGTTTTTATCGATAATTCTGGGTTTAATCTAAGAATTGCAAAATGGGCAAAACAAAAAGGTTTTGCAACAAATTATTATATTTCTCCGCAAATTTGGGCAAGTAGAGCAGGTAGAGTTAAAGATATTAAAAGGGATATCGATAAAATGTTTGTGATTCTTCCTTTTGAAAAAGAATTTTATAAAAAGTTTGATTATGATGTAGAGTTTGTTGGTCATCCATTAATTGATGGAATTGCAGGAAGACCACAAGTTGATGAATTTGTTTTTAGAAGAGAATATAATCTAGGAGAAAAACCAATAATTGCATTATTGCCCGGAAGTAGAAAACAAGAAATAACTAAAATGCTTTCTGTTATGCTTTCTCTTGTAGGAAAATTTAGCGATTACCAGTTTGTTGTTGCTGGTGCTCCAAGTCAATCTTTTGAATTTTACAACGAGTTTATTAACAATAAAAACGTACAGTTTATTAACAATAAAACTTACGATTTATTAAGTATATCTTCTGCTGCATTAGTAGCATCAGGAACAGCAACATTAGAAACAGCATTGTTTAAAGTACCGCAAGTAGTTTGCTATAAAGGAAGTGCAATTTCGTATCAAATAGCAAAGAGAATTGTTACTTTAAAATATATTTCTTTAGTCAATTTAATTATGGATAAAGAAGTAGTAAAAGAATTAATTCAGAATGATTTTACATCAAAAAAATTAGAAGAAGAATTAACTAAAATCCTAGACACAAACTCTAGAGAGCAACAATTTGAAAACTATTACGAATTAGAAAAAATTCTTGGAGGAAAAGGAGCTTCAGAAAAAACGGCAACATTAATTGTAGAAGGATTAAAATAA
- the surE gene encoding 5'/3'-nucleotidase SurE, whose protein sequence is MQEKPLILVTNDDGITAPGIRALIRIMNTIGEVVVVAPDSPQSGMGHAITVDNVLHCNPITIDDGPQIEYNCSGTPADCVKMAKHEILNRVPDICVSGINHGANSSINVIYSGTMSAAVEAGIEGIPAIGFSLLDFNYHADFKQAEEFIKKITLNVLLNGLPDATVLNVNIPKLKKEDIKGVKICRQANGYWKEDFDKRKSPFGKEYYWLSGEFVNRDKGQDTDVWALENGYISVVPVQFDMTAHHAIQKLNQWEL, encoded by the coding sequence ATGCAAGAAAAGCCTTTAATTTTAGTTACTAATGACGATGGAATAACAGCTCCTGGTATCAGAGCATTGATAAGAATAATGAATACTATTGGAGAAGTTGTTGTTGTTGCACCAGATAGTCCGCAAAGCGGAATGGGCCACGCAATTACGGTAGATAACGTTTTGCATTGTAATCCTATTACAATAGATGATGGGCCACAAATTGAATATAATTGCTCGGGAACACCTGCAGATTGTGTAAAAATGGCAAAGCATGAAATCTTAAATAGAGTTCCAGATATTTGTGTTTCAGGAATTAATCATGGAGCTAATTCTTCAATAAATGTAATTTATTCAGGAACTATGAGTGCTGCCGTAGAAGCCGGTATTGAAGGAATTCCTGCCATTGGATTTTCATTATTAGACTTTAATTATCACGCAGATTTTAAGCAAGCCGAAGAATTTATCAAAAAAATCACCTTAAATGTCTTGTTAAATGGTTTGCCAGACGCAACAGTTTTAAATGTAAATATTCCGAAGTTAAAGAAAGAAGATATAAAAGGAGTTAAAATCTGTAGACAAGCAAATGGGTATTGGAAAGAAGATTTTGATAAGCGTAAAAGTCCTTTTGGAAAAGAATATTACTGGCTTTCTGGCGAGTTTGTAAACAGAGATAAGGGCCAAGATACAGATGTTTGGGCATTAGAAAATGGTTATATTTCAGTAGTTCCTGTTCAGTTTGATATGACTGCGCATCATGCAATTCAAAAATTAAATCAATGGGAGCTATAA